In Alkalihalobacillus sp. AL-G, the genomic stretch GTTGCTGGTTTCAATGCGGTGTGGTCAATCATTTGTGCGATATTCATTTCAAAAACATCTCCTCATTGTTTTCAACTAAAGTGATTTAATAAAAGCTCGCTGTCCTATTTCAGGCGGAAGCTGAAGTGTGATCGGTTTCTAAAACACGGACGAATTGTCCTTCGTTAAAAGGGTATCCCGCCTTGACAATCTTTACACGGACAAGCTTGCCAACCATATCTTCGGTTGCAGGAATCCGGACCTTTAAATAATTGTCGGTATAACCGATGTACATTCCACTTTCATGTGCTTCCTTATCCAACTCCTCTGGAATGATTTCAAGAACCTCACCTTCAAACTTGGTGGCATATTCCTTAGCGAGCTGATTGGAAAGTTCGATTAGACGGTGTACACGCTCATTTTTAATATCCTCTGGAACCTGATCCTCCATTTTTGCTGCAGGGGTTCCAGTTCGCTTACTAAAAGGAAAAACATGAAGCTCTGAAAATTGGTGTTCCTTTATAAAATTATAGGTCTCCATGAATTCTTCTTCTGTTTCTCCCGGAAAGCCGACGATGACATCGGAGGTTATCGCCAAACCTGGAAGTGCCTCCTTCAGACGGTTGATTCTGTCAGCAAACATTTCCATGCTGTATTTACGTCTCATTCGTTTGAGCACAGAATTCGATCCGGATTGGAGCGGAATATGAAGATGACGGACAACCTTATCTGAACGTTTGAGTACATCAATAACATCATCGGTCACTTGACTTGCTTCAATAGATGAAATCCTCAAACGTTTAAGACCTTTCACTTTTTCATCAAGATCGGATAATAGTTGAGCAAAGTTATAGTCTTTCATATCTTCGCCGTACCCTGCTGTATGAATACCAGTAAGGACGATTTCCTGATATCCAGCATCAACGAGCTGCTGAGCTTGTTCAATAACGTGTTCAGGCTTTCTTGAACGGAGCAGTCCTCTCGCCCATGGAATGATACAGAACGTACAGAAATTGTTGCAGCCTTCTTGGATCTTTAAGGATGCACGGGTCCGATCTGTGAAAGCTGGTACGTCTAGTTCTTCGTACACACGTGCTTTCATGATGTTCCCAACACCATTGATCGGCTGGCGTTCCTGTTTATATTGCTCGATATACTTAAGCATCTTAACCCGGTCCTGTGTTCCGACTACGACATCGACCCCAGGGATTGCCATGATTTCAGCAGGAGATGTTTGGGCGTAACAGCCGGTAACACAAATAACAGCATCAGGGTTTTTCCGAATCGCACGACGAATTACCTGCCGGCTTTTCTTATCTCCAGTGTTCGTCACGGTACACGTATTGATCACGTATACATCTGCACGTTTTTCAAAATTCGTTCGGTCATAGCCCTCACTTTGAAACAGCTGCCAGATTGCTTCTGTCTCATAGTGATTAACCTTACAACCTAATGTATGAAACGCTACGGAAGGCATAGTATGGTCACCTCGATAGTTCAAATTGATAGGAAATGGCGGAAAGCACGTATAATGGAGCTGTTTCCGTTCTTAATATACGTGGTCCTAAGCCGCAAGTTATAAACCCTGCAGCTTGCAACACCGTGACTTCCTCTTCAGTCAGACCACCTTCTGGTCCGATAATGACAAAGACACGATCGTTGGATATGTCTGCGGTTGAGAATAAATTGGCAAGCTTTGCAGTTTCATTCGCTTTTGCCTCTTCTTCATACGCAATTATTTTAATAGTGTACGAATCACTCAATGTGAGTAGTTCTTTAAACGGAACTGGTTCCGAGCATTTTGGTATACGACTTCGGTGCGATTGTTCCGCTGCTTCTTTAATAATCTTCTGCAGCCGTTCCGTTTTCTTTTTTCCCTTTTTTCGGTCCCATTTTACAATCGACCTTGAAGCATGAAAGGGGATAAATTGGTTCGCGCCTAGCTCAGTTCCTTTTTGGACAATCATTTCTAGTTTATCATGCTTCGGCAACCCTTGTGCGATAGTTACATAAATTGGCAATTCAGTTTGTTCATCCAACCATTTCTCGATGGATAGTTCAACTGCTGAATCTGTAATCTCATCAACTGCGCAGACAGCAACACGCGTCTGATTATCACAGACGATCAGATGATCTCCAGAGGTCATTCGCATCACTTTGGAAATATGCTTGACATCTTCTCCTGTAATCGTAGCATGTGAATCGGTCATTTGATCAGGTGTCACAAAATATCGTTGCATTCGTTATTCCTCTTCCTCTATAGGGTGCTTTGAAGGTTTACTTGCAATAAAAGCAACCCAATCTTCCATAATGAGAGTTTCTTCAATGTGAAATCCACTTTGTATGAGAGAGTTTTTCACTTCTTCTTTTTTCCCACGAATGATTCCTGATGTAATGAACTTTCCGTCAGGTTTTAAAAGATTGAATGCATCTTGATCAAATCTCAATATAATTTCAGCAAGGATATTAGCAACAATAACGTCATACTTACCATCAACATGATCTAATAAATTGTTTTGACGGACCGAAACTCGATCCTGTTCTTTATTCAATTTAATATTCAGCCTTGCACTGTTTACCGCAACTTCATCAAGATCCATTGCATCAACTTGCCGAGCTCCGAGCTTTGCAGCAGCAATACTCAGCACACCTGAACCTGTCCCGACATCTGCCACGTGAACATTAGGGCGAATCGCCTTTTCCAAAGCCTGGATACACATGACCGTTGTTGGATGTGTTCCTGTACCAAATGCCATTCCAGGATCAAGCTCAATGATGATTTCATCTGTATTGACCGCATCATATTGTTCCCAGGTCGGGGTAATCGTAATTCGCTCTGAAATTTTGACTGGTTTATAATATTTCTTCCACGCTGTTGCCCATTCCTCTTCATTTACTTCACTAATGTTAATCGTATTATGTCCAAGATCGATATCATGGATCAACAATCCGTTAATTGCTTCTTTTATTTCATCCACCGTCTCTCCAAGAAAACTCGTAACAGGAAGATAGGCTTTCACGATAACACCCTCTGTCGGGTAGTCATCAGGGTTAAGTTGGTAGATCTCTCCCATAGAAGTATCCCAGACTTTTATCAGATCCTGCGGGTCTTCAATGACCACCCCGCTCGCACCAGCCTCATGAAGGATATTTGAAATCGGTTCAACTGCTTCTTGAGTAGTATGAATGCTGATTTCTGACCATTTCATTGATCTACCAACCGTCCTTTCTTATTAAAAACATACATACATTACATGAATAAGTGCAATTGCAGCCACTTTGTAATACGGGCTAAGAACGAACCTTTTATTCGCCTTTAAAAGCCCTTCTTACCTTGCTGAATAAATTGTCTTGCT encodes the following:
- the mtaB gene encoding tRNA (N(6)-L-threonylcarbamoyladenosine(37)-C(2))-methylthiotransferase MtaB, translated to MPSVAFHTLGCKVNHYETEAIWQLFQSEGYDRTNFEKRADVYVINTCTVTNTGDKKSRQVIRRAIRKNPDAVICVTGCYAQTSPAEIMAIPGVDVVVGTQDRVKMLKYIEQYKQERQPINGVGNIMKARVYEELDVPAFTDRTRASLKIQEGCNNFCTFCIIPWARGLLRSRKPEHVIEQAQQLVDAGYQEIVLTGIHTAGYGEDMKDYNFAQLLSDLDEKVKGLKRLRISSIEASQVTDDVIDVLKRSDKVVRHLHIPLQSGSNSVLKRMRRKYSMEMFADRINRLKEALPGLAITSDVIVGFPGETEEEFMETYNFIKEHQFSELHVFPFSKRTGTPAAKMEDQVPEDIKNERVHRLIELSNQLAKEYATKFEGEVLEIIPEELDKEAHESGMYIGYTDNYLKVRIPATEDMVGKLVRVKIVKAGYPFNEGQFVRVLETDHTSASA
- a CDS encoding 16S rRNA (uracil(1498)-N(3))-methyltransferase; this translates as MQRYFVTPDQMTDSHATITGEDVKHISKVMRMTSGDHLIVCDNQTRVAVCAVDEITDSAVELSIEKWLDEQTELPIYVTIAQGLPKHDKLEMIVQKGTELGANQFIPFHASRSIVKWDRKKGKKKTERLQKIIKEAAEQSHRSRIPKCSEPVPFKELLTLSDSYTIKIIAYEEEAKANETAKLANLFSTADISNDRVFVIIGPEGGLTEEEVTVLQAAGFITCGLGPRILRTETAPLYVLSAISYQFELSR
- the prmA gene encoding 50S ribosomal protein L11 methyltransferase is translated as MKWSEISIHTTQEAVEPISNILHEAGASGVVIEDPQDLIKVWDTSMGEIYQLNPDDYPTEGVIVKAYLPVTSFLGETVDEIKEAINGLLIHDIDLGHNTINISEVNEEEWATAWKKYYKPVKISERITITPTWEQYDAVNTDEIIIELDPGMAFGTGTHPTTVMCIQALEKAIRPNVHVADVGTGSGVLSIAAAKLGARQVDAMDLDEVAVNSARLNIKLNKEQDRVSVRQNNLLDHVDGKYDVIVANILAEIILRFDQDAFNLLKPDGKFITSGIIRGKKEEVKNSLIQSGFHIEETLIMEDWVAFIASKPSKHPIEEEE